The proteins below come from a single Hemitrygon akajei chromosome 2, sHemAka1.3, whole genome shotgun sequence genomic window:
- the LOC140721143 gene encoding probable G-protein coupled receptor 139, giving the protein MDRTILGYIKTVYYPILAACGIPANTLTIVVLTRGRCGLSKCISRYLLAMAVADLIVLIVNIILPQIKDMHFPASILDYTPVCSLIFLLSVDAIDCSVWLTVAFTIDRFVAICLRKLRDKYCKESIAAMVVTLVCVLTFLLNIGFYFIFEPAETIDNQQMFCIIKSAFYTSPLWVAYYWLRTILTPFTPFVLISLLNTLTIRHIIRATRVRRELLGSGNGGSLNDQETANRRKSIVLLLTISGSFILLWVVNLFYKIFVILTDGRLFPGDYTNPLTILGEAGFMLQSLNSCTNTVIYAVAQKKFRAEIAMLIKSPFILTKILINQNLLKRSLEI; this is encoded by the exons ATGGACAGAACAATCCTGGGATATATTAAAACGGTTTACTACCCTATTCTTGCTGCATGTGGGATTCCAG CGAATACACTGACGATCGTGGTTCTGACCCGCGGAAGATGCGGTCTCTCCAAGTGTATCTCCCGATACCTGTTGGCCATGGCTGTCGCCGATCTGATAGTCTTGATCGTGAACATTATTCTCCCTCAGATCAAGGACATGCATTTCCCCGCTTCAATCCTGGACTACACACCAGTCTGCAGCCTCATTTTCCTGCTGAGCGTGGACGCCATTGACTGTTCTGTGTGGTTAACTGTCGCCTTCACCatcgatcggtttgtcgccatttgtttacGGAAACTGAGAGATAAGTATTGCAAAGAGAGTATTGCGGCGATGGTTGTAACGTTAGTGTGTGTGCTTACGTTTTTGCTGAACATTGGGTTTTACTTTATATTTGAACCCGCAGAAACAATAGATAACCAACAAATGTTTTGTATTATAAAATCTGCTTTCTACACATCGCCACTTTGGGTGGCTTACTATTGGCTTCGGACGATATTAACGCCGTTTACCCCATTTGTGCTGATTTCGCTGCTCAACACTTTGACCATCAGACACATCATCCGGGCCACGAGAGTCAGGAGAGAGCTCCTGGGGAGCGGAAATGGCGGGAGTCTGAATGATCAGGAGACAGCGAATCGACGGAAATCCATCGTTTTATTGCTCACCATCTCGGGCAGTTTTATCCTGCTCTGGGTGGTAAATTTGTTCTATAAGATTTTTGTTATTTTAACGGATGGGAGGTTGTTTCCCGGAGACTACACCAACCCTTTAACTATCCTAGGTGAAGCCGGATTCATGCTTCAGTCTTTGAATTCGTGCACGAACACCGTGATTTACGCAGTGGCGCAGAAAAAATTCAGAGCTGAGATAGCGATGCTAATTAAATCTCCCTTTATTCTTACGAAGATTCTAATTAATCAAAATCTATTAAAAAGATCATTGGAAATTTAA